The following coding sequences are from one Kosakonia sp. H02 window:
- the folB gene encoding bifunctional dihydroneopterin aldolase/7,8-dihydroneopterin epimerase → MDIVFIEQLSVITTIGVYDWEQTIEQKLVFDIEMAWDNRLAAKSDDVKDCLSYADIADAVVGHVEGGRFALVERVAEEVADLLLARFNSPWVRIKLSKPGAVARALNVGVVIERGLNPKKTF, encoded by the coding sequence ATGGATATTGTCTTTATCGAGCAGCTGTCGGTCATCACGACAATTGGTGTTTACGACTGGGAACAGACCATCGAGCAGAAATTGGTGTTCGATATCGAAATGGCGTGGGATAACCGCCTGGCGGCCAAAAGTGACGATGTTAAGGATTGTCTGAGCTATGCGGATATTGCCGATGCGGTGGTCGGGCATGTCGAAGGCGGGCGTTTTGCGCTGGTAGAGCGTGTCGCAGAAGAGGTCGCCGATCTGCTGTTGGCCCGGTTTAATTCCCCGTGGGTGCGCATCAAACTGAGCAAGCCTGGCGCGGTGGCGCGGGCGCTTAACGTGGGCGTTGTCATCGAGCGTGGCCTAAATCCTAAAAAAACTTTTTAA